The following are encoded together in the Humulus lupulus chromosome 5, drHumLupu1.1, whole genome shotgun sequence genome:
- the LOC133779621 gene encoding protein FAR-RED IMPAIRED RESPONSE 1-like, producing MRRWVCSNEGYQRELLEKATEKRSHPLMRTGSELQFLRFIHVVSDGLVAQVRSMNKVAIKTTNIMAHVALQSGGFKRFPCQLRDVYNRVAGAQREEKIETNSQGVLGFLDCLSEKDHNFLVADGTSHMDYVAFGDVLGFDTTYMTNEYNKPFTIMVGVNHHFHTCIFGFALLLHDKPVSYSWLLRVFLEFHRQKKPRVVMTNQDPTMKQAIEEE from the exons ATGCGTAGATGGGTTTGTTCCAATGAGGGCTATCAAAGAGAACTCCTCGAAAAGGCCACAGAAAAAAGATCACACCCTCTCATGAGAACTG GAAGTGAATTGCAGTTCTTGAGATTCATTCATGTAGTTTCTGATGGCTTGGTGGCTCAAGTAAGGTCTATGAATAAGGTCGCTATTAAAACAACTAATATAATGGCTCATGTGGCTCTTCAAAGTGGTGGTTTTAAGAGATTTCCATGCCAACTTCGAGATGTCTACAATAGAGTGGCTGGTGCACAACGTGAAGAGAAGATAGAAACAAACTCTCAAGGGGTGTTAGGCTTTCTTGATTGCCTCTCTGAGAAGGATCACAATTTCTTAGTG GCTGATGGAACTTCACACATGGATTATGTTGCCTTTGGAGATGTACTGGGGTTTGACACCACATACATGACTAACGAATACAATAAGCCTTTCACCATTATGGTTGGTGTCAACCACCATTTCCACACCTGCATTTTTGGGTTTGCTCTTCTACTTCATGACAAGCCAGTCTCTTACTCGTGGCTACTCAGAGTTTTCCTAGAATTCCATAGACAAAAGAAGCCGAGAGTGGTGATGACTAACCAAGACCCAACCATGAAACAAGCAATCGAGGAAGAGTAA